GCCGGCAAGCGGCTGTTTTTTTATTGAATTTATTAGGGCAGCATAAACTTTAATACGTACGCCTGAAGGTAGGTCAGTATGCAGACAATCAGGGTCATGGCCATGCTGTGACGCACCGTAAAGCGGAAAAGGTCCCCTTCGCTTCCTACCAGACCGGTAGCGGCAGTAGCCACTGAGATACTTTGAGGCGAGATCATTTTGCCGGTTACACCGCCGCTGGAGTTGGCCGCCACTGTCAGATGCGGATCTATGCCTACCTGTTCCGCCGCTGTTTTCTGCATAGAGCCAAACAAAGCATTGGAAGAGGTATCCGATCCGGTCAGGAAGACGCCGATCCACCCCAGGAGAGGCGAGAAGAAGGGAAACAGCGCCCCGGTGGCGGTAAAGGCCAGGCCCAAAGTTGAGCTCATGCCGGAATAGTTCATGATATAAGCCAAGCCCAGGATCATGGCAATCGTGCAGATAGGGAAGGTAAGCTGTTTTAAGGTTTTGCCGAAACACTGTACCGCCCGGCTGATTCCGTAGTTGGGGATGATAAACAAGGAAAGGAGCCCGGAGATCAGGATAGCGGTTCCGGCGGCGGACAGAAGATTAAGGGCATATTTGGCGGCGTAAGCCGTCTCTTTGGCCACAACCGGCGCGGTCTTCATTACCATGCCGTCCAGCAGCGGCCAGCTTACGCTAAACCAAGGCATCGCCTGGTCAATCGAAACCAGAACGTTCTTAAACCTGAGATATTTGTCATCAGCCCAGAGGAATACCAATAAGGCAAGAATGAGGTAAGGCCCCCAGGCGCGAAGCACTTCCCCCTTGGAGTACTTCAGATTCACCCTGCCGGTCGTGACCGGTTCATCCGGGAAGTGCCAGGTGTTTTCCGGCTTCCAGAAATTCAGGAAAACCAGCAGTCCGACAATGGTCACCACAGCTGAGGTGATATCCGGCAGATAGGGATTCACATAATTAGAGGTAATAAACTGGGTTCCGGCAAAGCAGAATCCGGTCACCAGCACTGCCGGCAGAACTTCCATGGAACGCTTCCAGCCGCACATGGTCACCACCAGCCACAGGGGAACCACAAAAGACAGGAAAGGCAGCTGACGCCCCACGATCTGGCTGATGTGCATGACATCCAGCCCGCTGACCTGGGCCGCCACCACAATCGGAATGCCGATGGCGCCAAAGGCGACCGGCGCAGTGTTGGCGATCAGGCAGATACCGGCGGCATAAATCGGGTTAAACCCCAATCCCACCAGCATCGCGGCGGTAATGGCCACCGGCGTGCCAAAGCCGGCAGTCCCTTCAATGAACGAACCAAAGGCAAAGGCGATCAGGAGTGCCTGCAGTCTTCTGTCATCGGTAATCGAAGCCAGGGAATTTTTGATGATCTCGAATTCCCCTGATTCAACCGTCATGTTATAAACCCAGATGGCAGTAATAACGATCCAAATAATAGGAAAGATGCCGAAAGCAGCACCGTTAACAACCGCGCTGAGGGCATAGGGCACCGGCATACCCCATACCCCGATAGCCAGCACCAGGGCCGACAGTGTGCCAACCGCCGCCGCGTGATGGCCCTTAGACCTTTTTACACCCAGCATATACAGCAAAAGAAGCAAGGGTATCGCTGCGACCAGCGCTGACAGCAGAATATTCTGCAGGGGGTCATAGGTTTGCACCCATTTCATGCATAAGCCTCCTTACTTTTAATCGCAATAAACCGGCCTGAAAAGGATTAAGGCATTTCGAAGATTTTTCCGGGATTTAAAATCAAATTCGGATCCAGGGCTTTTTTGATAGCCCGCATCATTTCCAGTTCTTCGGGCGGGGTGTACTGCTCCATCAGCTTCCGCCGCTTGTAGCCGATGCCGTGTTCACCTGACAACTTGCCGCCCAGTTGATAGACCAGAGTGTAGATTTGCTTCTGGAACTCTTCCAGGGTCTTATCCCATTGGTCATCAGGCATATCTCCCTTGAGAACATGGAAGTGGACATTGCCGTCGCCGGCATGGCTGGCAATTCGGGTCACCATGTTGTACTTGGCGCTCAGTGTGGCTGCCTGGTTCATCAAATTGGCGATCTGGTCCACCGGCACTACCATATCTTCTTTCGACTGGATCAAGCTCTCAGCCCGGGCTGCTTCCAGGAATGCCTTGCGGGAATGCCAGATCTTCTGAGGATCAGCCACCAGCACCGAAAGGGCCTTATTGGCCATGCACAGTTCATCCAGTAAAACGC
This genomic stretch from Acetonema longum DSM 6540 harbors:
- a CDS encoding L-lactate permease gives rise to the protein MKWVQTYDPLQNILLSALVAAIPLLLLLYMLGVKRSKGHHAAAVGTLSALVLAIGVWGMPVPYALSAVVNGAAFGIFPIIWIVITAIWVYNMTVESGEFEIIKNSLASITDDRRLQALLIAFAFGSFIEGTAGFGTPVAITAAMLVGLGFNPIYAAGICLIANTAPVAFGAIGIPIVVAAQVSGLDVMHISQIVGRQLPFLSFVVPLWLVVTMCGWKRSMEVLPAVLVTGFCFAGTQFITSNYVNPYLPDITSAVVTIVGLLVFLNFWKPENTWHFPDEPVTTGRVNLKYSKGEVLRAWGPYLILALLVFLWADDKYLRFKNVLVSIDQAMPWFSVSWPLLDGMVMKTAPVVAKETAYAAKYALNLLSAAGTAILISGLLSLFIIPNYGISRAVQCFGKTLKQLTFPICTIAMILGLAYIMNYSGMSSTLGLAFTATGALFPFFSPLLGWIGVFLTGSDTSSNALFGSMQKTAAEQVGIDPHLTVAANSSGGVTGKMISPQSISVATAATGLVGSEGDLFRFTVRHSMAMTLIVCILTYLQAYVLKFMLP